Proteins encoded by one window of Chaetodon trifascialis isolate fChaTrf1 chromosome 15, fChaTrf1.hap1, whole genome shotgun sequence:
- the LOC139343094 gene encoding retinoic acid-induced protein 1 isoform X1 yields the protein MQSFRERSGGYHSNQPCYQQEPHELSRLETYRQHPHHPHPQHPHPGPGPHPGPGPGHSRSGYEAHSLANPTSMPPAGGPGTGGGPKDCYSQQAYPGYPGNGGGNGSGNGGSAPSQAKKSYRGSKVAPPNHSQHLQGPGGFGNHMGTGNYSAQYMSEGHLQQKWEDPAQLAQYDQEMVGRMEASGTPAPGSSQYMDQNMLGHSQTQCHQPSTPAYTSPHHQPHPPNPAPSPLMYPQSHLHYPQHSPSPSPYMEKCSPMPHCYKGYNMPPNSQYGRQMSSHSNLKQGGYRSTQNSYGYQQPPSRGYEQQPPLQAMTNPQEPHPKYQHYSQPQQNYCLSELSVRSPEQYYQTCSPSSSHSPARSVGRSPSYSSTPSPLMTNPESFQYSQPPMTPGAASSSSSSSAGMQEQATTNTMLMPPRSHASPNLPHTAPHSYTTTPQVPTMKERFSEKLLSNPSLWSLNALTSQVENISNNVQQLLLSEALVANKKGTKRNSGGSNSSAGSGASSKKGEEYKSPPYPDGGGSSIGGGPMQDPYSTPQHQSMPMELHEGGYSSSSDEQLERGYYYCGQGRSPAQAPNNTQLSLDTASSCSMTSPDDMSTRSGDSGLHILTPDPTRCQSGQGGDGMSTPVKSICDERSPTSITIPSPMKQERDSPSDIQHINEPVKENFEESAWTEKSADKEEVTKEKNSEHERDSDTTKSTENLEKWSDEEKCPALYSKVNKGVTEKNYCYKETVYQEVQSKYDPDARDSVEQSPAALSDSSHKEHFGQEIKSEAFKSESPTASESSVKTLPFISRGDLEQDQYSTEKEDSLENTSPTPQVEVLDESNPDKRESRDEEGERDEEADEEEEDEIQKQKQHSLSPPLSVEVREELGGGEKVSQSSTEEHMNNRDGPEKSPGDLCSRTESQTTELHTDNESAGAPAHSNAAAADASERESAIGDTAPQPQSALPVFSALNDKATPPAPARDHIDHSDAKVLEPDSPQLPGKSILPSAPSWADTPPSPKKGDEDMEPGISCASAVTPLAKPEPVAPSAQPRAFGRKHARGRRRIMHSGVGIRRQLSLEREGEKEEEGAPSPTQKPCMPPSKTVLFSDQMDLAHRESIVSQTPKMLTDGFRSRMCTRSFNAPDLPPKVEPHVKRKPGPKPGSKPGLKPGPKPGPKPGPKPGAKPGPKPGPKPGLRPGQKPGPKPGPKPGPKPGSKPVPNEPELPLKIETPIKRKPGPKPGSKPGLKPGPKSGSKPGPKPGPKPTLKSGPKTGPKPGPKPADVLLPIDTAPIKASVGRPKGSVSKTKLLQQEDIIQPLTGLQSRGRKSLKAIISQDNQVVKPAHQDEKQANHEAKTPEKEGKNMVLRSRKPSQEKLSKEKEKIIEEDILPQTLTEITASDVSPNVEESVTVEQTPIPNAVKNTDVPAEAPAPLASLVPTEQSEEKTSLPLKRKPSPELSTTPMKKKRGPKPKPKPLPPQPHLLEQVSTQKEKGVRGPRRKRGPPKKASVVNPPPKDTNISESDITSDVPVVPPQCPTKTKVLPPRKGRGQKYEAMVQKITSPSSKKHLAIPQIDSNLTDDVTTKALSQHVLKEGEAPMLINSTEITEGDVKSIESSQEEVKQQRKEMTQEREKHEVSQEVSMPEEVRQEVEEKVANKEETRQENIHHGTQQDVAADKVWSSVEAPVEVTASGKWTQQASEDLSSALTKSVRTKRKRWAMVESTDASVVALEAGSLIVTTPRLAKQRAIKNNHEMHLKQRRKKRKGQAPLEETEETVEETNLETAELQQERVEEKINPTESTVPLPISPDENAETPEVTSSTELIQKPRRGRKPSANSTKRKRGKTSSEQIPGKPVKVHKKPGPKPGMKDALEVIEAVVRAAGCEGAKKEEREEEEEEERERQEGEKKEKQKTCIVGPVVTISEKQTEIISVKRIRRKPVHQNSKLSFCPYVRINNSRDFSSWCAIVNKPEDAVIFQRRRKKGILRMRNPFTVAKIVPHTAAMLQGPLVNKHLIGRCLTCSLCGKPANYRDLGDLCGPYYTEDGVPRKILTIRHRESPREESEKADDNNSSSSEEPGNPAKSVDECSIEKEDNTEASAQEGSSSRHHHWRYRRAERTERMGQEGGPRRLTLRERFRRMKQLQAIGTGPSSDQEGSDSMFQRLQVEAEAKEHWAHENCAIWTKGVIMVAGRLYGLKEAATNSAQTSCYKCQIVGASLSCCWRGCSHKYHYVCAKEIGCTFHEDDFSIKCPKHESLLPISAGPVRYSSKPPPPPTPPLSQSSITYSARQTETLC from the exons GGACGTATGGAGGCCAGTGGTACCCCTGCACCTGGCTCCTCCCAATACATGGACCAGAACATGCTGGGTCACTCCCAGACGCAGTGCCACCAGCCCTCCACCCCTGCCTATACCAGCCCCCACCACCAACCCCACCCTCCTAACcctgccccctcccctcttATGTACCCCCAGAGTCACCTGCACTACCCCCAGCACTCACCTTCTCCTTCACCATACATGGAAAAGTGCAGCCCTATGCCCCACTGTTATAAAGGTTATAACATGCCCCCCAATTCCCAGTATGGCAGACAAATGAGCAGCCACAGCAATCTGAAGCAGGGGGGTTATAGGTCAACCCAGAACAGTTACGGCTACCAGCAGCCTCCCTCCAGAGGTTATGAGCAACAGCCCCCTTTACAGGCAATGACCAACCCCCAGGAGCCCCACCCTAAATACCAACACTACAGCCAACCCCAACAAAACTACTGTCTCTCAGAGCTGTCCGTCAGATCACCAGAACAGTATTATCAGACTTGTAGCCCTTCCTCAAGCCACTCCCCTGCACGCTCTGTAGGACGCTCACCTTCGTACAGCTCCACCCCTTCACCGCTAATGACCAATCCAGAGTCATTCCAGTACAGTCAACCTCCCATGACCCCTGGGgcagcctcctcttcttcatcctcttcagcTGGTATGCAAGAGCAAGCCACTACCAATACGATGCTGATGCCTCCACGGTCACACGCCTCACCCAATTTGCCGCACACAGCCCCTCACAGCTATACTACCACACCACAGGTCCCTACCATGAAAGAACGCTTCTCAGAGAAGCTTTTGTCAAACCCCAGCTTGTGGAGCCTGAATGCCCTCACCTCTCAGGTAGAGAACATATCTAATAATGTCCAGCAGCTGTTGCTTTCAGAGGCCCTGGTGGCCAATAAGAAAGGCACTAAACGCAACAGTGGAGGGAGCAACAGCAGTGCTGGAAGTGGAGCATCCTCCAAAAAGGGTGAGGAGTACAAAAGTCCTCCATATCCAGATGGGGGTGGTAGTAGTATTGGTGGAGGCCCCATGCAGGACCCTTACTCTACCCCACAGCACCAATCAATGCCCATGGAACTCCACGAGGGAGGTTACTCCAGCAGTAGTGATGAGCAACTGGAGAGGGGCTACTATTACTGTGGCCAGGGCAGAAGTCCAGCACAGGCCCCCAATAACACACAACTCAGCTTGGATACAGCCTCTTCATGCTCCATGACATCTCCAGATGATATGTCCACCAGGTCAGGGGACTCAGGTCTTCACATCCTTACCCCTGACCCTACTAGATGTCAGTCAGGGCAAGGAGGAGATGGCATGAGTACTCCAGTGAAAAGCATTTGTGATGAGAGGTCTCCTACAAGCATTACAATCCCCAGTCCCATGAAACAAGAAAGGGACTCCCCTTCGGATATACAGCATATCAATGAGCCTGTCAAAGAAAACTTTGAAGAATCAGCCTGGACAGAGAAATCAGCTGACAAAGAGGaggtgacaaaagaaaaaaattctgAACACGAAAGAGATTCAGACACAACTAAATCTACAGAGAATCTGGAGAAATGGTCAGATGAAGAGAAATGCCCAGCTCTCTACAGTAAAGTAAACAAaggagtgacagaaaaaaactaTTGCTATAAGGAGACAGTGTACCAAGAGGTCCAGAGCAAATATGACCCTGATGCACGAGATTCAGTTGAACAGTCCCCAGCAGCTCTCTCTGACTCCAGCCACAAGGAACACTTTGGCCAAGAAATTAAATCAGAGGCATTCAAATCTGAGTCACCAACTGCTTCTGAGAGCTCAGTGAAAACATTGCCTTTCATTTCCAGAGGTGACCTTGAACAGGATCAATATTCCACAGAGAAGGAGGACAGCCTagagaacacctctccaaccCCCCAAGTTGAAGTCTTGGACGAGAGCAACCcagacaagagagagagcagagatgaggagggggaaagagatgaagaggctgatgaagaggaagaagatgaaatacagaaacaaaagcaacatTCTCTTTCCCCTCCCCTGTCTGTAGAGGTTAGGGAGGAACTGGGAGGGGGGGAGAAAGTGAGTCAGTCATCGACTGAGGAGCACATGAATAATAGAGATGGTCCAGAGAAGTCTCCTGGAGAtctctgcagcaggacagagagtCAGACTACTGAGCTCCATACCGACAATGAGTCTGCAGGGGCGCCTGCCCAttcaaatgcagcagcagcagatgcttCTGAGAGGGAATCAGCCATTGGTGACACTGCTCCTCAGCCTCAGTCTGCTTTGCCAGTCTTCTCAGCTCTCAATGATAAAGCAACACCTCCAGCTCCGGCCAGGGATCATATTGATCACAGTGATGCTAAAGTGCTGGAGCCAGACTCTCCTCAGCTGCCAGGGAAGTCAATACTTCCCTCAGCTCCCTCCTGGGCAGACACTCCACCCTCTCCAAAAAAAGGCGATGAGGACATGGAGCCGGGCATCAGCTGCGCTAGTGCTGTGACCCCCTTGGCCAAGCCAGAGCCTGTGGCCCCATCTGCTCAGCCAAGGGCGTTTGGACGTAAGCACGCCAGGGGCAGAAGAAGAATCATGCATTCAGGTGTGGGAATCAGGCGACAGCTAAGCTTGGAGcgggagggggagaaggaagaggaaggagctCCCTCGCCTACACAGAAACCCTGCATGCCCCCTAGCAAAACTGTGCTATTCTCAGATCAAATGGACCTAGCTCATCGGGAATCTATTGTGAGCCAGACTCCCAAAATGCTAACAGATGGTTTTCGTTCAAGAATGTGCACTCGTTCATTTAATGCACCAGACTTGCCACCAAAAGTTGAGCCTCATGTGAAGAGAAAACCAGGCCCAAAACCAGGATCAAAGCCTGGGCTCAAACCAGGGCCAAAACCTGGACCAAAACCAGGTCCAAAACCTGGAGCAAAACCAGGTCCAAAACCAGGGCCTAAACCTGGCCTGAGACCTGGACAAAAGCCTGGGCCAAAACCTGGGCCTAAACCAGGACCAAAACCAGGATCAAAACCAGTGCCAAATGAACCAGAGCTGCCACTGAAAATTGAGACTCCTATAAAGCGTAAACCAGGACCAAAGCCAGGTTCAAAACCTGGGCTAAAACCTGGGCCAAAATCTGGATCAAAACCTGGACCAAAACCTGGTCCAAAACCAACTCTAAAATCAGGTCCAAAAACAGGGCCTAAGCCTGGACCAAAGCCTGCAGATGTTTTGCTCCCCATTGACACTGCACCCATCAAGGCCTCAGTAGGTCGCCCCAAAGGCTCAGTTTCTAAAACAAAGCTGCTACAACAAGAAGACATCATTCAGCCTTTGACAGGACTGCAAAGCAGGGGCAGGAAGAGCCTAAAAGCTATAATATCACAAGATAACCAGGTTGTAAAACCAGCTCACCAGgatgaaaaacaagcaaatcaCGAGGCAAAGACACCAGAGAAGGAGGGTAAGAACATGGTCTTGAGATCCAGAAAGCCCTCACAAGAAAAACTgtccaaagaaaaagaaaaaatcataGAGGAAGACATTCTACCCCAGACACTAACAGAAATTACAGCCAGTGATGTTTCTCCAAATGTAGAGGAGTCTGTTACTGTGGAACAAACTCCCATTCCTAATGCAGTCAAAAACACAGATGTTCCAGCTGAAGCACCTGCACCACTTGCCTCACTGGTCCCAACTGAACAATCTGAAGAAAAGACATCACTTCCACTAAAACGGAAACCTAGCCCAGAGCTTTCTACAACCCCaatgaagaaaaagaggggTCCAAAGCCCAAACCAAAACCCTTACCACCACAGCCCCACCTGCTGGAACAGGTCTCTACACAGAAAGAGAAGGGTGTACGGGGCCCCAGAAGAAAGCGAGGGCCACCCAAGAAAGCCTCTGTGGTCAATCCCCCACCCAAAGACACCAATATCAGTGAAAGTGATATCACTAGCGATGTGCCCGTGGTGCCTCCTCAGTGCCCCACTAAAACTAAAGTTCTTCCACCACGCAAAGGCAGAGGGCAGAAATATGAGGCCATGGTGCAGAAAATTACATCTCCTAGCTCAAAGAAACACCTCGCAATTCCCCAGATAGACAGCAATCTAACTGATGATGTGACAACCAAGGCTTTGTCTCAACATGTCTTAAAGGAAGGTGAGGCACCTATGCTCATAAATAGCACTGAGATAACAGAGGGAGACGTGAAGAGCATAGAGTCTAGTCAAGAAGAAgtgaaacaacagagaaaagagatgacacaagaaagagagaagcaTGAGGTGAGTCAAGAGGTATCAATGCCAGAGGAGGTGAGACAAGAGGTGGAAGAAAAGGTTGCAAATAAGGAGGAAACGAGACAGGAAAACATCCACCATGGGACACAGCAGGATGTCGCAGCTGACAAGGTTTGGAGCTCAGTGGAGGCCCCAGTAGAAGTCACGGCTTCAGGAAAGTGGACACAACAGGCCTCAGAAGATTTATCTTCTGCTCTCACTAAGTCTGTCAGAACTAAGCGGAAGAGATGGGCCATGGTGGAGAGTACAGATGCCTCAGTAGTAGCTTTGGAAGCAGGGAGTTTAATAGTTACAACACCAAGGCTAGCCAAGCAGAGGGCCATTAAAAACAACCATGAGATGCACctaaagcagaggagaaagaagagaaaaggccAAGCCCCTCttgaagaaacagaggagacagtTGAGGAGACAAATCTCGAAACAGCAGAGCTACAACAGGAGAGGGTAGAAGAGAAGATAAACCCCACAGAGTCCACAGTGCCTCTGCCAATCAGCCCAGATGAGAACGCAGAAACCCCAGAGGTTACCAGCAGCACAGAACTCATCCAGAAACCTAGGAGAGGCAGAAAACCATCAGCAAATTCAACAAAAAGGAAACGAGGTAAAACCTCATCAGAGCAGATTCCTGGCAAGCCAGTGAAGGTCCACAAAAAGCCTGGACCAAAACCTGGGATGAAAGATGCCCTGGAGGTTATTGAGGCAGTAGTAAGAGCTGCAGGATGTGAAGGGGccaaaaaggaggagagagaagaagaagaagaagaagaaagggaaagacaggaaggagaaaagaaagaaaaacagaagacatGTATTGTGGGTCCTGTGGTGACGATatcagaaaaacagactgagaTTATTTCTGTGAAAAGAATCAGGCGCAAACCAGTCCATCAAAACTCTaaactgtctttctgtccttaTGTCCGGATTAATAACTCCAGAGACTTTTCCTCTTGGTGTGCCATAGTCAACAAGCCTGAGGACGCAGTAATATTTCAGAGACGCAGAAAAAAGGGCATCCTCAGAATGAGGAATCCTTTCACAGTTGCGAAGATAGTGCCACACACTGCTGCCATGCTACAGGGACCCCTGGTAAACAAACATCTAATCGGCAGGTGTCTTACATGTAGCCTGTGTGGAAAGCCAGCAAATTACAGAGATCTGGGTGATTTGTGTGGACCCTACTACACAGAGGATGGTGTTCCGCGGAAAATTTTGACCATCAGGCACAGAGAATCCCCCAGGGAAGAGTCAGAGAAGGCCGATGACAACAACAGTAGTAGCAGTGAAGAACCAGGCAACCCCGCCAAGAGTGTGGATGAGTGCAGCATAGAAAAGGAGGACAATACAGAAGCATCCGCTCAAGAGGGCAGTAGTAGCAGGCACCATCATTGGCGCTACAGACGGGcagaaagaacagagagaatGGGCCAGGAGGGTGGTCCACGAAGGTTAACTCTGCGAGAGAGGTTCAGGAGAATGAAGCAACTCCAAGCCATCGGCACAGGACCCTCAAGTGACCAAGAGGGCAGTGACAGTATGTTCCAAAGGCTACAAGTGGAGGCAGAGGCTAAGGAGCACTGGGCACATGAAAACTGTGCCATCTGGACCAAGGGAGTAATTATGGTAGCTGGGAGGCTATATGGACTGAAGGAGGCTGCCACCAACTCAGCCCAAACG AGCTGCTACAAGTGCCAGATTGTGGGGGcgtccctcagctgctgttggagaGGCTGCTCTCATAAATACCACTATGTCTGCGCCAAAGAGATAG gCTGCACATTCCACGAGGATGACTTCTCCATCAAATGTCCTAAACATGAG TCTCTCCTCCCTATCTCTGCAGGACCTGTAAGATATTCGAGCaaaccacctccaccaccaacaccacctcTCAGCCAGTCAAGCATCACCTATTCAGCAAGGCAAACAGAAACGCTGTGCTAA